One genomic region from Antedon mediterranea chromosome 3, ecAntMedi1.1, whole genome shotgun sequence encodes:
- the LOC140043397 gene encoding MORN repeat-containing protein 3-like: MPHVKPAKKVQPLWKEWDYKAQKKGIHHTVYDVNGNEYTGEWLDNKKHGKGTQKWKKNNSLYDGDWKFGQRNGFGTLSSPAEGGGTYKRIYSGGWKNDKRHGYGTNFYTAEEYYEGEWYCNKRSGWGRMYYADGSIYEGEWYDDKRSGQGMLRLATENRYEGSWKFGKKNGPGKFFYLDKGQMYEGVWVDDIPKCGEVTDFGREGAPDPTVYPIPEIKLMDAKAVLGEAEQIFLNDQE; this comes from the exons atGCCTCATGTGAAACCAGCTAAAAAAGTGCAACCACTTTGGAAGGAATGGGACTACAAAGCACAAAAAAAAGGAATCCATCACACAGTTTATGATGTCAATGGAAATGAGTATACCGGAGAGTGGCTAGATAacaaaaaacatg GGAAGGGAACACAGAAATGGAAAAAGAACAATTCACTTTATGATGGTGACTGGAAATTTGGACAAAGGAATGGTTTTGGTACACTGAGCAGTCCGGCAGAGGGAGGAGGAACATATAAAAGGATCTATTCTGGAGGGTGGAAGAACGATAAAAGACAT GGTTATGGAACTAATTTTTATACAGCGGAGGAATACTATGAAGGTGAATGGTACTGCAATAAAAGAAGTGGCTGGGGACGAATGTACTACGCTGATGGTAGTATCTATGAAGGAGAGTGGTATGATGATAAACGAAGTGGACAGGGCATGCTCAGATTAG CTACCGAAAACAGATATGAAGGTTCGTGGAAGTTTGGCAAAAAGAACGGTCCTGGAAAGTTTTTCTACCTCGACAAGGGACAGATGTACGAGGGAGTGTGGGTGGACGACATCCCGAAATGTGGAGAAGTGACAGACTTTGGAAGGGAAGGGGCACCTGATCCAACTGTTTATCCAATTCCTGAG attaaattAATGGATGCAAAAGCTGTACTCGGTGAAGCGGAGCAAATATTTCTAAATGACCAAGAATAA
- the LOC140043590 gene encoding mitochondrial sodium/calcium exchanger protein-like, which produces MSTRVLIKSVTAVSFFAVTLALICLTKSVFPDAHRRPTFAEKRFGLADQVDGAVGYRHRKTVDTIIASRNLLSIESLLGNENTDQCAVEKNRNRNTDYCESKNATSIKPLLGKEDDDIECRSFHQLPFDERCDYIKNLSACQTDGGFIAYTQFIYCKAPNEKYVIPILLFFLCWVLYLFIALGATAEDYFCPSLNVISHTLRLSQNIAGVTFLAFGNGAPDIFSLVAAIKESHDGDAGLAFGALFGAGIFVTTIVTGAIAWVSPFKMAERPFLRDVIFYMAAVYWVYFVIWKQCLSLKTAIGMLALYAFYVVVVIVGRKINQMQRKRQALRRRESGAINSSLADPTVFTESDSSQPAPNKPSSNQHHNGRGPTVDIRNGLTATQILVASSTIARSASPHTVNPNTEVQNTQNQDSNSELTRLLGGGKKHVDKPMKHLLLEGICPINLEEWGDLSRLNKIYEIIKAPIQFCLQITIPVVDYDVHNHNWNKALNILHIVLGPLFFVFAIQGKLFLFYRFGGTELHRHISVCHVLFNSIKINGSGFLLWHLVFCISVLLATIVFVTTNQNKQPRFHSAYAYLGFLVAVVWIYTIANEIVNVLQTLGAVTKISDAILGLTLLAWGNSIGDLISNTTMARQGFPRMAISACFGGPFFNMLVGIGLSSIFKIAAVKSSFYIKHTNLQDILALFLLISLISSLILMLIARFKASRPYSIFLFILYALFLTFAILVETKVICWTYKISA; this is translated from the exons ATGTCGACAAGAGTTTTAATTAAAAGCGTTACAGCAGTATCGTTTTTTGCAGTTACATTAGCTTTAATTTGTCTAACAAAAAGTGTTTTCCCCGACGCTCATCGTAGGCCTACCTTCGCTGAAAAACGTTTTGGTTTAGCCGACCAGGTAGATGGAGCCGTCGGATACCGCCACCGGAAAACAGTCGATACCATTATTGCTTCCAGGAATTTGCTTTCAATTGAATCTTTGTTAGGAAATGAAAACACAGAC CAATGTGCAGTTGAAAAGAATCGCAACCGGAATACCGACTATTGCGAATCAAAAAATGCAACGTCAATCAAACCATTGTTGGGAAAGGAAGATGATGACATAGAA TGCCGTTCTTTTCATCAATTACCGTTTGATGAGCGTTGTGACTACATCAAAAACCTTTCGGCTTGCCAGACAGATGGTGGCTTCATCGCTTATACTCAATTCATTTACTGTAAAGCACCTAATGAAAAATATGTTATTccaatattgttatttttt TTATGCTGGGTCCTGTACTTGTTTATAGCTCTTGGAGCCACAGCAGAAGATTA CTTTTGCCCTTCGTTAAATGTCATATCACATACGCTAAGACTGAGTCAAAATATAGCT GGTGTTACATTTCTTGCGTTCGGCAATGGAGCTCCAGATATTTTTAGCTTGGTGGCGGCAATCAAAGAATCACATGACGGCGATGCTGGCTTGGCATTCGGTGCTCTTTTTG gTGCAGGGATTTTTGTTACCACAATAGTTACTGGGGCAATTGCCTGGGTGTCTCCTTTCAAAATGGCCGAACGACCTTTTCTCCGTGATGTCATCTTCTACATGGCTGCAGTGTATTGGGTATACTTTGTAATATGGAAACAGTGTCTTAGTTTAAAGACAGCTATag gtATGTTGGCATTGTATGCTTTCTACGTTGTGGTGGTGATTGTAGGAAGAAAGATCAACCAAATGCAAAGAAAACGACAGGCGCTTCGTCGTCGAGAATCGGGAG CAATTAATAGTAGTTTGGCTGACCCTACAGTATTTACAGAGTCGGACTCAAGTCAACCAGCCCCAAATAAACCATCCTCAAATCAACATCACAACGGCCGAGGACCTACAGTTGATATTAGAA atGGTTTAACTGCAACTCAGATTTTAGTGGCGTCTTCCACCATTGCTCGATCCGCAAGTCCGCATACAGTCAACCCCAACACTGAAGTTCAAAATACTCAAAACCAAG ATAGCAATTCAGAATTAACTAGACTCCTTGGTGGTGGAAAGAAACATGTGGACAAACCTATGAAACATTTATTACTAGAGGGTATTTGTCCAATCAACCTAGAGGAATGGGGTGATCTATCACGCCTTAATAAAATTTATGAGATTATTAAG gcccCAATTCAATTCTGTCTTCAAATCACCATACCGGTTGTCGATTACGACGTCCACAATCACAATTGGAACAAGGCTTTAAACATACTACACATTGTTCTAGGGCCATTGTTCTTTGTGTTTGCTATACAAGGcaagttgtttttgttttatagatTTGGCGGAACTGAGTTACATAGACATATTTCTGTATGTCATGTACTGT ttaacagtattaaaataaatggttCCGGTTTCCTTCTGTGGCATTTAGTCTTTTGTATAAGTGTTCTCTTAGCAACCATAGTATTTGTTACAACAAATCAAAACAAACAGCCAAGGTTTCATTCT GCATATGCATATCTTGGTTTCTTAGTAGCTGTTGTTTGGATTTATACTATAGCCAATGAAATCGTTAATGTTCTACAG ACACTTGGAGCAGTAACCAAAATCAGTGATGCTATTTTAGGGTTAACGCTACTGGCATGGGGAAATAGTATTGGAG ATCTAATTTCAAATACTACAATGGCTCGGCAAGGATTCCCAAGAATGGCCATATCAGCATGCTTTGGTGGCCCCTTCTTCA ATATGCTCGTTGGAATTGGACTTtcttcaatttttaaaatagcagCAGTCAAGAGCAGTTTTTAT ATCAAGCACACGAATCTACAAGATATACTGGCATTGTTCCTGTTGATAAGTCTCATCTCATCCCTTATCCTCATGTTAATAGCAAGGTTTAAGGCCTCGCGGCCTTAcagtatatttctttttatcctATATGCATTGTTTCTAACCTTTGCCATCCTTGTTGAGACTAAGGTCATATGTTGGACTTACAAAATAAGTGCGTGA